The Falco cherrug isolate bFalChe1 chromosome 15, bFalChe1.pri, whole genome shotgun sequence genome includes a region encoding these proteins:
- the ACSL4 gene encoding long-chain-fatty-acid--CoA ligase 4 isoform X1: MKLRLEVCAILLLPVYLLISVYSMLVFIPWYFLTNAKKKKAMAKRLKAKPISDKPGSPYRSVTHLDSLANINIPGADTLDKLFDHALAKFGKKDCLGTREILSEENEMQPNGKVFKKLILGAYRWLSYEEVNEKMNRLGSGLTAMGLTPKSTVVIFCETRAEWMIVALTCFKYNFPLVTLYATLGEEAVTYGLNECGASYLVTSTELLESKLKTALSQVSCLKHIIYVDKKTINKLEYPDNVEIHSMQTVEELGAKPENSSILPSRPVPTDLALVMYTSGSTGRPKGVMMMHKNLIAGMTGQCERIPGLGPKDTYIGYLPLAHVLELTAEISCITYGCRIGYSSPLTLSDQSSKIKKGSKGDCTVLKPTLMAAVPEIMDRIYKNVMSKVQEMNYIQRTLFKIGYDYKLEQIKRGYDAPLCNLLLFKKVKALLGGNVRMMLSGGAPLSPQTQRFMNICFCCPVGQGYGLTETCGAGTITEVADYSTGRVGAPLICCEIKLRDWQEGGYTNKDKPNPRGEIVIGGPNVSMGYFKNEEKTTEEFSIDENGQRWFCTGDIGEFHPDGCLQIIDRKKDLVKLQAGEYVSLGKVEAALKNCPLIDNICAYAKSDQSYVISFVVPNQKKLTALAEQKGISGTWVDICNNPTMEAEILREIKEVANKMKLERFEIPIKVRLSPEPWTPETGLVTDAFKLKRKELKNHYLNDIERMYGGK; encoded by the exons atGAAACTTAGGCTAGAAGTATGTGCCATTCTCTTGCTGCCTGTGTACTTGTTAATATCTGTGTACAGTATGCTTGTATTTATTCCATGGTATTTTCTTACCAAtgctaagaagaaaaaggctaTGGCAAAACGTTTAAAAGCTAAACCCATCTCGGACAAACCTGGGAGCCCCTACCGTTCTGTCACTCATCTTGACTCACTAGCAAACATAAACATTCCTGGAGCAGACACGTTGGACAAGTTGTTTGACCATGCTTTAGCAAAATTTGGGAAGAAGGACTGTCTCGGGACCAGAGAAATACTgagtgaagaaaatgaaatgcaaccAAATGGAAAAGTGTTCAAAAAG TTAATTTTAGGAGCGTACAGATGGTTATCCTATGAGGaagtaaatgagaaaatgaatCGCTTGGGGAGTGGCCTGACTGCCATGGGACTGACCCCAAAGAGCACTGTTGTCATTTTCTGTGAGACCCGAGCAGAATGGATGATTGTAGCTCTAACCTGCTTCAAGTACAACTTTCCAC TTGTTACATTGTATGCCACCCTGGGTGAAGAGGCAGTAACCTATGGTCTCAATGAGTGTGGAGCATCATATCTGGTCACTAGCACAGAACTTCTTGAGAGCAAACTTAAG ACTGCACTGTCACAAGTCTCCTGTCTTAAACATATCATTTATGTGGACAAGAAGACTATCAATAAATTGGAATACCCTGATAATGTGGAGATTCATAGTATGCAGACAGTAGAAGAGCTGGGAGCCAAACCAGAAAACT CAAGCATTCTGCCAAGCAGACCTGTTCCTACAGACTTGGCTTTAGTAATGTACACCAGTGGCTCTACTGGGAGACCTAAAGGAGTGATGATGATGCATAAAAACTTAATAGCTGGAATGACAGGACAGTGCGAGAGAATACCTGGACTGGG ACCCAAGGATACTTACATTGGTTATTTGCCTTTGGCCCATGTATTAGAATTGACAGCAGAAATTTCTTGCATCACTTACGGCTGCAGGATTGGCTATTCCTCTCCGCTCACACTATCAGATCAG TCAAGTAAAATCAAGAAGGGAAGCAAAGGAGACTGCACTGTACTTAAGCCTACACTGATGGCAGCTGTGCCT GAAATAATGGACAGAATTTATAAAAACGTAATGAGTAAAGTTCAAGAGATGAACTATATTCAGAGAACTCTGTTCAAGATAGGCTATGACTACAAACTGGAACAAATCAAGAGGGGATACGATGCGCCTCTGTGTAACTT actgttatttaaaaaagtaaaggcACTACTGGGAGGGAACGTCCGTATGATGCTTTCTGGAGGAGCACCACTCTCGCCTCAAACACAAAGATTCATGAACATCTGTTTTTGCTGTCCTGTTGGTCAAGGCTATGGACTAACAGAAACATGCGGAGCTGGAACAATTACAGAAG TGGCTGATTACAGCACAGGCAGAGTTGGAGCTCCTCTTATTTGCTGCGAAATAAAATTGAGAGACTGGCAAGAAG ggGGCTATACTAATAAAGACAAGCCTAATCCTAGAGGAGAAATTGTAATTGGTGGACCTAATGTCTCAAtgggatattttaaaaatgaagagaagaCAACAGAAGAATTCTCCATTGATGAGAACGGTCAGAGATGGTTCTGTACAGGAGATATAGGGGAATTTCATCCAGATGGGTGTCTGCAGATCATAG ATCGCAAGAAAGACTTGGTAAAGCTACAAGCAGGAGAATATGTATCTCTCGGCAAAGTAGAGGCAGCCCTGAAGAACTGTCCATTGATTGACAATATCTGTGCTTATGCCAAAAG TGACCAGTCTTACGTGATCAGTTTTGTGGTCCCTAATCAGAAGAAGCTGACTGCATTAGCTGAGCAGAAAGGCATCAGCGGAACCTGGGTAGATATTTGTAACAATCCTACAATGGAAGCTGAAATACTGCGAGAGATTAAAGAAGTGGCAAACAAGA
- the ACSL4 gene encoding long-chain-fatty-acid--CoA ligase 4 isoform X2 produces MAKRLKAKPISDKPGSPYRSVTHLDSLANINIPGADTLDKLFDHALAKFGKKDCLGTREILSEENEMQPNGKVFKKLILGAYRWLSYEEVNEKMNRLGSGLTAMGLTPKSTVVIFCETRAEWMIVALTCFKYNFPLVTLYATLGEEAVTYGLNECGASYLVTSTELLESKLKTALSQVSCLKHIIYVDKKTINKLEYPDNVEIHSMQTVEELGAKPENSSILPSRPVPTDLALVMYTSGSTGRPKGVMMMHKNLIAGMTGQCERIPGLGPKDTYIGYLPLAHVLELTAEISCITYGCRIGYSSPLTLSDQSSKIKKGSKGDCTVLKPTLMAAVPEIMDRIYKNVMSKVQEMNYIQRTLFKIGYDYKLEQIKRGYDAPLCNLLLFKKVKALLGGNVRMMLSGGAPLSPQTQRFMNICFCCPVGQGYGLTETCGAGTITEVADYSTGRVGAPLICCEIKLRDWQEGGYTNKDKPNPRGEIVIGGPNVSMGYFKNEEKTTEEFSIDENGQRWFCTGDIGEFHPDGCLQIIDRKKDLVKLQAGEYVSLGKVEAALKNCPLIDNICAYAKSDQSYVISFVVPNQKKLTALAEQKGISGTWVDICNNPTMEAEILREIKEVANKMKLERFEIPIKVRLSPEPWTPETGLVTDAFKLKRKELKNHYLNDIERMYGGK; encoded by the exons aTGGCAAAACGTTTAAAAGCTAAACCCATCTCGGACAAACCTGGGAGCCCCTACCGTTCTGTCACTCATCTTGACTCACTAGCAAACATAAACATTCCTGGAGCAGACACGTTGGACAAGTTGTTTGACCATGCTTTAGCAAAATTTGGGAAGAAGGACTGTCTCGGGACCAGAGAAATACTgagtgaagaaaatgaaatgcaaccAAATGGAAAAGTGTTCAAAAAG TTAATTTTAGGAGCGTACAGATGGTTATCCTATGAGGaagtaaatgagaaaatgaatCGCTTGGGGAGTGGCCTGACTGCCATGGGACTGACCCCAAAGAGCACTGTTGTCATTTTCTGTGAGACCCGAGCAGAATGGATGATTGTAGCTCTAACCTGCTTCAAGTACAACTTTCCAC TTGTTACATTGTATGCCACCCTGGGTGAAGAGGCAGTAACCTATGGTCTCAATGAGTGTGGAGCATCATATCTGGTCACTAGCACAGAACTTCTTGAGAGCAAACTTAAG ACTGCACTGTCACAAGTCTCCTGTCTTAAACATATCATTTATGTGGACAAGAAGACTATCAATAAATTGGAATACCCTGATAATGTGGAGATTCATAGTATGCAGACAGTAGAAGAGCTGGGAGCCAAACCAGAAAACT CAAGCATTCTGCCAAGCAGACCTGTTCCTACAGACTTGGCTTTAGTAATGTACACCAGTGGCTCTACTGGGAGACCTAAAGGAGTGATGATGATGCATAAAAACTTAATAGCTGGAATGACAGGACAGTGCGAGAGAATACCTGGACTGGG ACCCAAGGATACTTACATTGGTTATTTGCCTTTGGCCCATGTATTAGAATTGACAGCAGAAATTTCTTGCATCACTTACGGCTGCAGGATTGGCTATTCCTCTCCGCTCACACTATCAGATCAG TCAAGTAAAATCAAGAAGGGAAGCAAAGGAGACTGCACTGTACTTAAGCCTACACTGATGGCAGCTGTGCCT GAAATAATGGACAGAATTTATAAAAACGTAATGAGTAAAGTTCAAGAGATGAACTATATTCAGAGAACTCTGTTCAAGATAGGCTATGACTACAAACTGGAACAAATCAAGAGGGGATACGATGCGCCTCTGTGTAACTT actgttatttaaaaaagtaaaggcACTACTGGGAGGGAACGTCCGTATGATGCTTTCTGGAGGAGCACCACTCTCGCCTCAAACACAAAGATTCATGAACATCTGTTTTTGCTGTCCTGTTGGTCAAGGCTATGGACTAACAGAAACATGCGGAGCTGGAACAATTACAGAAG TGGCTGATTACAGCACAGGCAGAGTTGGAGCTCCTCTTATTTGCTGCGAAATAAAATTGAGAGACTGGCAAGAAG ggGGCTATACTAATAAAGACAAGCCTAATCCTAGAGGAGAAATTGTAATTGGTGGACCTAATGTCTCAAtgggatattttaaaaatgaagagaagaCAACAGAAGAATTCTCCATTGATGAGAACGGTCAGAGATGGTTCTGTACAGGAGATATAGGGGAATTTCATCCAGATGGGTGTCTGCAGATCATAG ATCGCAAGAAAGACTTGGTAAAGCTACAAGCAGGAGAATATGTATCTCTCGGCAAAGTAGAGGCAGCCCTGAAGAACTGTCCATTGATTGACAATATCTGTGCTTATGCCAAAAG TGACCAGTCTTACGTGATCAGTTTTGTGGTCCCTAATCAGAAGAAGCTGACTGCATTAGCTGAGCAGAAAGGCATCAGCGGAACCTGGGTAGATATTTGTAACAATCCTACAATGGAAGCTGAAATACTGCGAGAGATTAAAGAAGTGGCAAACAAGA